The following is a genomic window from Pseudomonas lurida.
CAAACGCTGCGCGATCTTGATCACCACCACCCGCCGCAATACATCCCGTGGATAGCGGCGCTGGTTGCCGGCATTGCGATTGCTCTTGATCAGCCCCTTGGCTTCATAGAAATGCAGGGCCGTGACCGCGACGCCGCTGCGGGCGGCGAGCTGGCCGACGGTGAGTTGCTTGTTGAGCATGAAAAAACTCCAAGACAGCGCTTGACCTTGACTTAACTAGAGGTTTTACCCTGCGTGGCATCGAATCGCAATATCTTGCCTACAGAGAAAGGGGAGTGTTCATGCAGGTATCAGAGAAAAATCGCAGCTTCACTCAATTGATCGAGTTTCAGATCGAGCCCCAGCAACAACTGGCCCTGGTGGCTGCATTGAGCACCCAAAGTGAACGCCTGGCCCAGCGCCATGGTGGCTTCATCAATGCGAGCGTGCAGGTCAGTGATGACGGGCGGCGGGTGCTCAATTACCTGCAATGGCGCTCGCGTGAAGATGGCGAGGCGGCGTTCAAGTGTTTTGAACACGGCGAGGAAGATTTCTGGACGCTGATCCGCGCCCACCAGGCCACGGCCGTGACCTTTGGTTCGTTCCAGGTGTTGCGCAGTTTCGAGCGCAGCCATGACAACGCGTTGCACTGCCGCCTAAATGGATAGGTGCAACATGCGCTCGCCCTGCACGTTTTCGCCTGGACGACGCTTGTTCACTGCCAGCTCGCCTATCTTGATCAGGCGCGTGCGCGTGACGTTGCGGCTCAAGCCGAGCAGGTTGGCGGTGTGCACCTGGTTGTAATGGCTGAAACGATAGGCCGCGCGTAACAGGGCGTCCTCGACCTTTTCATGCAGGGCGCCGGCCTGTTCTTCGAACAGCTTCTGGAAGGCCCGTGCGAGCAAGGCTTCGGCGCTGTTGTCGGTAGCGTACTGGCTGTCGTCCTGACGCTCGATGCGCATGTTCGACAGGCGCAGATCGTCGCGTTCGATCACGCCGTTGCGGCAGATCAACAGGGTATGGTGGATCACGTTTTCCAGCTCACGGATGTTGCCGGGCCAACTGTAGCTTTTGAGTTTGTGCTCGGCCTCGCGGCTGATCGTGATCGGGCCGTAGCCCAGGCGCTGGCTGTAGGCTTCGATGAAGTGCCGGGTCAGCGGCAGGATATCGCCGGGGCGCTCGCGCAACGGGCTGAGTTCCAGGCTGACCACGTCGAGACGGTAGTAGAGGTCCTCGCGGAAATGTCCGGCGTTGATGGCTTTTTCCAGTTGCACATTGGTCGCGGCAAGCACGCGCACATCAATCGGAATGCTCTTGCGCGAACCCAGGCGCACCACCTCGCGTTCCTGTAGGACGCGCAGCAACTTGACCTGGATCGCCATCGGCAAATCGCCGATCTCATCCAGGAACAAGGTGCCGCCGTCGGCTTCTTCGAACCAGCCTGCCTTGGCACTCAAGGCG
Proteins encoded in this region:
- a CDS encoding antibiotic biosynthesis monooxygenase — its product is MQVSEKNRSFTQLIEFQIEPQQQLALVAALSTQSERLAQRHGGFINASVQVSDDGRRVLNYLQWRSREDGEAAFKCFEHGEEDFWTLIRAHQATAVTFGSFQVLRSFERSHDNALHCRLNG
- a CDS encoding sigma-54 interaction domain-containing protein, with the translated sequence MQLLTLPPSPALATSIRATAQVFEDPKSQALLDHIQQVAPSEASVLIIGETGTGKELVARHIHNLSARRNRPFVAVNCGAFSESLVEAELFGHEKGAFTGALSAKAGWFEEADGGTLFLDEIGDLPMAIQVKLLRVLQEREVVRLGSRKSIPIDVRVLAATNVQLEKAINAGHFREDLYYRLDVVSLELSPLRERPGDILPLTRHFIEAYSQRLGYGPITISREAEHKLKSYSWPGNIRELENVIHHTLLICRNGVIERDDLRLSNMRIERQDDSQYATDNSAEALLARAFQKLFEEQAGALHEKVEDALLRAAYRFSHYNQVHTANLLGLSRNVTRTRLIKIGELAVNKRRPGENVQGERMLHLSI